From a region of the Panicum virgatum strain AP13 chromosome 2K, P.virgatum_v5, whole genome shotgun sequence genome:
- the LOC120694589 gene encoding pseudouridylate synthase 7 homolog isoform X1, which translates to MRGRRLLNPLPLLRTPKPLSRPLAAHFRGARVRAAAPAHPSTPSPAPRCGPLAEPDVGISRFASTVPGFRGALKQRYSDFVVHEVARDGALVRLTSFDLHDVDECGDNAVDGDADEDHSRALESFRLLCGEADHDALRGLLGSVLDGGDGNLSPIILSADADKAHRSEVHEFIKRNFKFLITDTVDHSDGIQKCIRVRLGSGPRGGRGRTKRGMGSSGWRDDRPFDSRGSTSWPYHLGKFLRFHLYKENRDTQEALGVIGKMLGVQPRSFGVAGTKDKRAVTTQQVTLFKVHASRLAALNNKLIGIRVGDFSYVNEGLVLGQLKGNRFAITLRNVVAESDDVIKAAVDGLSKNGFINYYGLQRFGSGSVPTHIVGAALLRGEWRHAVSLILGTRVHYKGHGDIDVALSGIPRHLTVERAMHIYYTSPGYMASNWSWTPGAYGVLLYIQSKMSAVLLQLQLQVRKLGELQRLKKYPGNYLQALMAIPKTLRLMYVHSYQSYLWNHAASMRVEKYGILQVVEGDLVYKKGCSLGEAATVDTFDDNGSHTNSPEMEMSYETLPEEVIQSLKIVDSEDLLKAVYTFEDVVLPLPGSETLLPRNEVAGIYHEVAKKDGISLIESVHGIKDFSITGMRGGYRRVLQRPIDFKWDLMTYKDDNVPLVETDLAVLSKTQPSEANKLLSDGTSSCPSCDSSLDASLYTSGSTTDGTEASSEKTKSIGISDLLPKKLAVKLEFTLPASSYATMAIRELTKTSTSVAYQKTLNC; encoded by the exons ATGCGAGGACGCCGCCTCCTAAACCCCCTCCCGCTCCTCCGCACCCCTAAACCCCTCTCCCGTCCCCTCGCCGCTCACTTCCGCGGCGCCCGCGTCCGCGCGGCGGCCCCCGCCCATCCGTCCacgccctcgcccgcgccgcgctgcgGGCCCCTGGCCGAGCCCGACGTCGGCATCTCCCGCTTCGCCTCCACCGTACCGGGCTTCCGCGGCGCCCTCAAGCAGCGCTACTCCGACTTCGTCGTCCACGAGGTCGCCCGCGACGGCGCCCTCGTCCGCCTCACATCCTTCGATCTCCACGACGTCGATGag TGTGGAGATAATGCGGTGGAcggcgacgccgacgaggaCCACTCCCGCGCGCTCGAGTCGTTCCGGTTGCTCTGCGGCGAAGCGGATCACGACGCGTTGAGGGGATTGCTGGGGAGTGTTTTGGACGGAGGAGATGGCAATTTGTCGCCAATCATTCTCTCAGCTGATGCCGATAAGGCTCATCGTTCG GAGGTGCACGAATTCATCAAGAGGAATTTCAAGTTCCTGATCACGGATACTGTTGATCACAGTGATGGGATTCAGAAATGTATTAGGGTGCGGTTGGGGTCAGGGCCACGCGGTGGGAGAGGGAGGACTAAGAGAGGCATGGGCAGTTCAGGCTGGAGAGATGACAGGCCGTTTGATAGTAGAGGCTCTACATCCTGGCCTTATCACCTGGGGAAGTTCCTGAG GTTTCACCTTTACAAGGAGAACAGAGACACGCAAGAGGCACTAGGAGTTATAGGAAAGATGCTAGGGGTTCAG CCAAGATCGTTTGGAGTTGCGGGGACAAAGGATAAACGTGCTGTTACAACCCAACAG GTGACGCTTTTCAAGGTACATGCCAGTAGGTTAGCCGCTCTTAATAACAAACTTATAGGTATCAGAGTTGGAGACTTTAG TTACGTGAACGAGGGTCTTGTTCTCGGACAACTCAAAGGGAACCGATTTGCAATTACTTTGAG GAATGTTGTTGCAGAATCGGATGATGTGATAAAGGCTGCTGTTGATGGCCTGAGTAAAAATGGATTTATCAATTACTACGGCTTACAG CGCTTTGGTAGTGGTTCAGTACCTACTCACATTGTTGGTGCTGCTTTGCTTAGAGGAGAGTGGAGACATGCTGTCAGCTTGATTCTTGGTACAAGG GTACATTATAAGGGGCATGGTGATATTGATGTAGCACTTAGTGGCATTCCCCGACATCTCACAGTTGAGAGAGCTATG CACATTTACTACACATCTCCTGGATACATGGCATCTAATTGGTCCTGGACTCCTGGTGCTTATGGAGTCCTCTTATATATACAAAGCAAGAT GTCAGCGGTtctgcttcagcttcagctgCAAGTTAGGAAGCTTGGAGAG CTTCAGCGTTTGAAGAAGTACCCTGGCAACTATCTACAAGCACTAATGGCTATACCTAAAACATTGAGACTGAT GTATGTACATAGTTACCAGAGTTACCTATGGAACCACGCTGCAAGTATGAGAGTTGAAAAGTATG GTATTTTACAAGTTGTAGAGGGCGACTTGGTTTACAAAAAGGGGTGCTCTCTTGGAGAAGCAGCTACAGTAGATACTTTCGATGATAATGGTAGCCACACTAATTCACCTGAAATGGAAATGTCTTATGAAACACTTCCTGAAGAAGTGATCCAGTCTTTGAAG ATAGTTGATTCTGAAGATTTATTGAAGGCAGTTTACACTTTTGAGGACGTTGTCCTCCCTTTGCCTGG TTCAGAAACATTGCTTCCTAGGAATGAAGTTGCTGGGATTTATCATGAAGTAGCCAAGAAG GATGGGATTAGCCTGATAGAGAGCGTCCATGGGATCAA GGACTTCTCGATTACAGGAATGAGAGGAGGTTACCGTCGAGTACTCCAACGACCTATTGATTTTAAATG GGACCTAATGACTTACAAAGATGACAATGTACCTTTAGTGGAAACTGATTTAGCTGTTCTATCCAAAACACAGCCATCAGAAGCAAATAAGCTGCTATCTGATGGGACTTCGAGTTGCCCATCATGTGATTCTAGCTTGGATGCTTCATTGTACACCTCTGGGTCAACCACTGATGGCACTGAAGCTAGCTCAGAGAAAACCAAATCTATTGGCATCTCAGATCTGTTACCCAAGAAGCTGGCTGTAAAATTAGAATTTACTCTACCAGCGTCATCCTATGCCACAATGGCCATCAGGGAGTTGACGAAGACTTCAACTTCA GTTGCTTACCAGAAAACATTGAACTGCTGA
- the LOC120694589 gene encoding pseudouridylate synthase 7 homolog isoform X2 — protein MRGRRLLNPLPLLRTPKPLSRPLAAHFRGARVRAAAPAHPSTPSPAPRCGPLAEPDVGISRFASTVPGFRGALKQRYSDFVVHEVARDGALVRLTSFDLHDVDECGDNAVDGDADEDHSRALESFRLLCGEADHDALRGLLGSVLDGGDGNLSPIILSADADKAHRSEVHEFIKRNFKFLITDTVDHSDGIQKCIRVRLGSGPRGGRGRTKRGMGSSGWRDDRPFDSRGSTSWPYHLGKFLRFHLYKENRDTQEALGVIGKMLGVQPRSFGVAGTKDKRAVTTQQVTLFKVHASRLAALNNKLIGIRVGDFSYVNEGLVLGQLKGNRFAITLRNVVAESDDVIKAAVDGLSKNGFINYYGLQRFGSGSVPTHIVGAALLRGEWRHAVSLILGTRVHYKGHGDIDVALSGIPRHLTVERAMLQRLKKYPGNYLQALMAIPKTLRLMYVHSYQSYLWNHAASMRVEKYGILQVVEGDLVYKKGCSLGEAATVDTFDDNGSHTNSPEMEMSYETLPEEVIQSLKIVDSEDLLKAVYTFEDVVLPLPGSETLLPRNEVAGIYHEVAKKDGISLIESVHGIKDFSITGMRGGYRRVLQRPIDFKWDLMTYKDDNVPLVETDLAVLSKTQPSEANKLLSDGTSSCPSCDSSLDASLYTSGSTTDGTEASSEKTKSIGISDLLPKKLAVKLEFTLPASSYATMAIRELTKTSTSVAYQKTLNC, from the exons ATGCGAGGACGCCGCCTCCTAAACCCCCTCCCGCTCCTCCGCACCCCTAAACCCCTCTCCCGTCCCCTCGCCGCTCACTTCCGCGGCGCCCGCGTCCGCGCGGCGGCCCCCGCCCATCCGTCCacgccctcgcccgcgccgcgctgcgGGCCCCTGGCCGAGCCCGACGTCGGCATCTCCCGCTTCGCCTCCACCGTACCGGGCTTCCGCGGCGCCCTCAAGCAGCGCTACTCCGACTTCGTCGTCCACGAGGTCGCCCGCGACGGCGCCCTCGTCCGCCTCACATCCTTCGATCTCCACGACGTCGATGag TGTGGAGATAATGCGGTGGAcggcgacgccgacgaggaCCACTCCCGCGCGCTCGAGTCGTTCCGGTTGCTCTGCGGCGAAGCGGATCACGACGCGTTGAGGGGATTGCTGGGGAGTGTTTTGGACGGAGGAGATGGCAATTTGTCGCCAATCATTCTCTCAGCTGATGCCGATAAGGCTCATCGTTCG GAGGTGCACGAATTCATCAAGAGGAATTTCAAGTTCCTGATCACGGATACTGTTGATCACAGTGATGGGATTCAGAAATGTATTAGGGTGCGGTTGGGGTCAGGGCCACGCGGTGGGAGAGGGAGGACTAAGAGAGGCATGGGCAGTTCAGGCTGGAGAGATGACAGGCCGTTTGATAGTAGAGGCTCTACATCCTGGCCTTATCACCTGGGGAAGTTCCTGAG GTTTCACCTTTACAAGGAGAACAGAGACACGCAAGAGGCACTAGGAGTTATAGGAAAGATGCTAGGGGTTCAG CCAAGATCGTTTGGAGTTGCGGGGACAAAGGATAAACGTGCTGTTACAACCCAACAG GTGACGCTTTTCAAGGTACATGCCAGTAGGTTAGCCGCTCTTAATAACAAACTTATAGGTATCAGAGTTGGAGACTTTAG TTACGTGAACGAGGGTCTTGTTCTCGGACAACTCAAAGGGAACCGATTTGCAATTACTTTGAG GAATGTTGTTGCAGAATCGGATGATGTGATAAAGGCTGCTGTTGATGGCCTGAGTAAAAATGGATTTATCAATTACTACGGCTTACAG CGCTTTGGTAGTGGTTCAGTACCTACTCACATTGTTGGTGCTGCTTTGCTTAGAGGAGAGTGGAGACATGCTGTCAGCTTGATTCTTGGTACAAGG GTACATTATAAGGGGCATGGTGATATTGATGTAGCACTTAGTGGCATTCCCCGACATCTCACAGTTGAGAGAGCTATG CTTCAGCGTTTGAAGAAGTACCCTGGCAACTATCTACAAGCACTAATGGCTATACCTAAAACATTGAGACTGAT GTATGTACATAGTTACCAGAGTTACCTATGGAACCACGCTGCAAGTATGAGAGTTGAAAAGTATG GTATTTTACAAGTTGTAGAGGGCGACTTGGTTTACAAAAAGGGGTGCTCTCTTGGAGAAGCAGCTACAGTAGATACTTTCGATGATAATGGTAGCCACACTAATTCACCTGAAATGGAAATGTCTTATGAAACACTTCCTGAAGAAGTGATCCAGTCTTTGAAG ATAGTTGATTCTGAAGATTTATTGAAGGCAGTTTACACTTTTGAGGACGTTGTCCTCCCTTTGCCTGG TTCAGAAACATTGCTTCCTAGGAATGAAGTTGCTGGGATTTATCATGAAGTAGCCAAGAAG GATGGGATTAGCCTGATAGAGAGCGTCCATGGGATCAA GGACTTCTCGATTACAGGAATGAGAGGAGGTTACCGTCGAGTACTCCAACGACCTATTGATTTTAAATG GGACCTAATGACTTACAAAGATGACAATGTACCTTTAGTGGAAACTGATTTAGCTGTTCTATCCAAAACACAGCCATCAGAAGCAAATAAGCTGCTATCTGATGGGACTTCGAGTTGCCCATCATGTGATTCTAGCTTGGATGCTTCATTGTACACCTCTGGGTCAACCACTGATGGCACTGAAGCTAGCTCAGAGAAAACCAAATCTATTGGCATCTCAGATCTGTTACCCAAGAAGCTGGCTGTAAAATTAGAATTTACTCTACCAGCGTCATCCTATGCCACAATGGCCATCAGGGAGTTGACGAAGACTTCAACTTCA GTTGCTTACCAGAAAACATTGAACTGCTGA
- the LOC120694590 gene encoding probable pterin-4-alpha-carbinolamine dehydratase, chloroplastic — MALSLSLAPPVAASAAGGSSSSSCPSFLRPAAVAMRRGRSSSARGSVVAMADLLGDFGARDPFPEEIESKFGEKVLGNVDTLHQILIPTLSALSLARLPLQPDAEALSLDDARRLLLKVVGWRLLLSDDEQRPARLQCVWKVRDESCGQELSARINAALDGAGHAPAALVWEAPSQVRAELSTPSAAGDSLTVNDYIVAARIDKVKTLDLIPKKRVWA; from the coding sequence ATGGCGCTCTCGCTCTCCCTGGCGCCGCCAGTAGCCGCATCAgccgccggcggcagcagcagcagcagctgcccgAGCTtcctgcggccggcggcggtggcgatgaGGCGTGGTCGGAGCAGTAGTGCGCGCGGCAGCGTGGTGGCGATGGCCGACCTGCTGGGCGACTTCGGCGCGCGCGATCCCTTCCCGGAGGAGATCGAGAGCAAGTTCGGGGAGAAGGTGCTGGGCAACGTGGACACCCTCCACCAGATCCTCATCCCGACCCTGTCGGCTCTCTCGCTGGCTCGCCTCCCGCTGCAGCCCGACGCGGAGGCGCTCTCCCTGGACGATGCGCGCAGGCTACTCCTCAAGGTGGTCGGGTGGAGGCTGCTGCTCTCCGACGACGAGCAGCGGCCCGCGCGGCTGCAGTGCGTCTGGAAGGTACGCGACGAGTCCTGCGGCCAGGAGCTCAGCGCCAGGATCAACGCAGCGCTCGACGGtgccggccacgcgccggcaGCACTGGTCTGGGAGGCCCCCAGCCAGGTGAGGGCCGAGCTCTCAACGCCATCCGCCGCCGGTGACAGCCTCACCGTCAACGACTACATCGTCGCCGCCAGGATAGACAAAGTCAAGACGCTCGATCTTATCCCCAAGAAGCGAGTCTGGGCATGA
- the LOC120694589 gene encoding multisubstrate pseudouridine synthase 7-like isoform X3: MRGRRLLNPLPLLRTPKPLSRPLAAHFRGARVRAAAPAHPSTPSPAPRCGPLAEPDVGISRFASTVPGFRGALKQRYSDFVVHEVARDGALVRLTSFDLHDVDECGDNAVDGDADEDHSRALESFRLLCGEADHDALRGLLGSVLDGGDGNLSPIILSADADKAHRSEVHEFIKRNFKFLITDTVDHSDGIQKCIRVRLGSGPRGGRGRTKRGMGSSGWRDDRPFDSRGSTSWPYHLGKFLRFHLYKENRDTQEALGVIGKMLGVQPRSFGVAGTKDKRAVTTQQVTLFKVHASRLAALNNKLIGIRVGDFSYVNEGLVLGQLKGNRFAITLRNVVAESDDVIKAAVDGLSKNGFINYYGLQRFGSGSVPTHIVGAALLRGEWRHAVSLILGTRVHYKGHGDIDVALSGIPRHLTVERAMHIYYTSPGYMASNWSWTPGAYGVLLYIQSKMSAVLLQLQLQVRKLGELQRLKKYPGNYLQALMAIPKTLRLMYVHSYQSYLWNHAASMRVEKYGILQVVEGDLVYKKGCSLGEAATVDTFDDNGSHTNSPEMEMSYETLPEEVIQSLKIVDSEDLLKAVYTFEDVVLPLPGSETLLPRNEVAGIYHEVAKKVMDFIMNFTVISEDCCGIN, translated from the exons ATGCGAGGACGCCGCCTCCTAAACCCCCTCCCGCTCCTCCGCACCCCTAAACCCCTCTCCCGTCCCCTCGCCGCTCACTTCCGCGGCGCCCGCGTCCGCGCGGCGGCCCCCGCCCATCCGTCCacgccctcgcccgcgccgcgctgcgGGCCCCTGGCCGAGCCCGACGTCGGCATCTCCCGCTTCGCCTCCACCGTACCGGGCTTCCGCGGCGCCCTCAAGCAGCGCTACTCCGACTTCGTCGTCCACGAGGTCGCCCGCGACGGCGCCCTCGTCCGCCTCACATCCTTCGATCTCCACGACGTCGATGag TGTGGAGATAATGCGGTGGAcggcgacgccgacgaggaCCACTCCCGCGCGCTCGAGTCGTTCCGGTTGCTCTGCGGCGAAGCGGATCACGACGCGTTGAGGGGATTGCTGGGGAGTGTTTTGGACGGAGGAGATGGCAATTTGTCGCCAATCATTCTCTCAGCTGATGCCGATAAGGCTCATCGTTCG GAGGTGCACGAATTCATCAAGAGGAATTTCAAGTTCCTGATCACGGATACTGTTGATCACAGTGATGGGATTCAGAAATGTATTAGGGTGCGGTTGGGGTCAGGGCCACGCGGTGGGAGAGGGAGGACTAAGAGAGGCATGGGCAGTTCAGGCTGGAGAGATGACAGGCCGTTTGATAGTAGAGGCTCTACATCCTGGCCTTATCACCTGGGGAAGTTCCTGAG GTTTCACCTTTACAAGGAGAACAGAGACACGCAAGAGGCACTAGGAGTTATAGGAAAGATGCTAGGGGTTCAG CCAAGATCGTTTGGAGTTGCGGGGACAAAGGATAAACGTGCTGTTACAACCCAACAG GTGACGCTTTTCAAGGTACATGCCAGTAGGTTAGCCGCTCTTAATAACAAACTTATAGGTATCAGAGTTGGAGACTTTAG TTACGTGAACGAGGGTCTTGTTCTCGGACAACTCAAAGGGAACCGATTTGCAATTACTTTGAG GAATGTTGTTGCAGAATCGGATGATGTGATAAAGGCTGCTGTTGATGGCCTGAGTAAAAATGGATTTATCAATTACTACGGCTTACAG CGCTTTGGTAGTGGTTCAGTACCTACTCACATTGTTGGTGCTGCTTTGCTTAGAGGAGAGTGGAGACATGCTGTCAGCTTGATTCTTGGTACAAGG GTACATTATAAGGGGCATGGTGATATTGATGTAGCACTTAGTGGCATTCCCCGACATCTCACAGTTGAGAGAGCTATG CACATTTACTACACATCTCCTGGATACATGGCATCTAATTGGTCCTGGACTCCTGGTGCTTATGGAGTCCTCTTATATATACAAAGCAAGAT GTCAGCGGTtctgcttcagcttcagctgCAAGTTAGGAAGCTTGGAGAG CTTCAGCGTTTGAAGAAGTACCCTGGCAACTATCTACAAGCACTAATGGCTATACCTAAAACATTGAGACTGAT GTATGTACATAGTTACCAGAGTTACCTATGGAACCACGCTGCAAGTATGAGAGTTGAAAAGTATG GTATTTTACAAGTTGTAGAGGGCGACTTGGTTTACAAAAAGGGGTGCTCTCTTGGAGAAGCAGCTACAGTAGATACTTTCGATGATAATGGTAGCCACACTAATTCACCTGAAATGGAAATGTCTTATGAAACACTTCCTGAAGAAGTGATCCAGTCTTTGAAG ATAGTTGATTCTGAAGATTTATTGAAGGCAGTTTACACTTTTGAGGACGTTGTCCTCCCTTTGCCTGG TTCAGAAACATTGCTTCCTAGGAATGAAGTTGCTGGGATTTATCATGAAGTAGCCAAGAAGGTAATGgattttatcatgaactttacAGTTATTTCAGAGGATTGTTGTGGTATAAACTGA
- the LOC120694589 gene encoding pseudouridylate synthase 7 homolog isoform X4 gives MRGRRLLNPLPLLRTPKPLSRPLAAHFRGARVRAAAPAHPSTPSPAPRCGPLAEPDVGISRFASTVPGFRGALKQRYSDFVVHEVARDGALVRLTSFDLHDVDECGDNAVDGDADEDHSRALESFRLLCGEADHDALRGLLGSVLDGGDGNLSPIILSADADKAHRSEVHEFIKRNFKFLITDTVDHSDGIQKCIRVRLGSGPRGGRGRTKRGMGSSGWRDDRPFDSRGSTSWPYHLGKFLRFHLYKENRDTQEALGVIGKMLGVQPRSFGVAGTKDKRAVTTQQVTLFKVHASRLAALNNKLIGIRVGDFSYVNEGLVLGQLKGNRFAITLRNVVAESDDVIKAAVDGLSKNGFINYYGLQRFGSGSVPTHIVGAALLRGEWRHAVSLILGTRVHYKGHGDIDVALSGIPRHLTVERAMHIYYTSPGYMASNWSWTPGAYGVLLYIQSKMSAVLLQLQLQVRKLGELQRLKKYPGNYLQALMAIPKTLRLMYVHSYQSYLWNHAASMRVEKYGILQVVEGDLVYKKGCSLGEAATVDTFDDNGSHTNSPEMEMSYETLPEEVIQSLKIVDSEDLLKAVYTFEDVVLPLPGSETLLPRNEVAGIYHEVAKKDGISLIESVHGINAIIK, from the exons ATGCGAGGACGCCGCCTCCTAAACCCCCTCCCGCTCCTCCGCACCCCTAAACCCCTCTCCCGTCCCCTCGCCGCTCACTTCCGCGGCGCCCGCGTCCGCGCGGCGGCCCCCGCCCATCCGTCCacgccctcgcccgcgccgcgctgcgGGCCCCTGGCCGAGCCCGACGTCGGCATCTCCCGCTTCGCCTCCACCGTACCGGGCTTCCGCGGCGCCCTCAAGCAGCGCTACTCCGACTTCGTCGTCCACGAGGTCGCCCGCGACGGCGCCCTCGTCCGCCTCACATCCTTCGATCTCCACGACGTCGATGag TGTGGAGATAATGCGGTGGAcggcgacgccgacgaggaCCACTCCCGCGCGCTCGAGTCGTTCCGGTTGCTCTGCGGCGAAGCGGATCACGACGCGTTGAGGGGATTGCTGGGGAGTGTTTTGGACGGAGGAGATGGCAATTTGTCGCCAATCATTCTCTCAGCTGATGCCGATAAGGCTCATCGTTCG GAGGTGCACGAATTCATCAAGAGGAATTTCAAGTTCCTGATCACGGATACTGTTGATCACAGTGATGGGATTCAGAAATGTATTAGGGTGCGGTTGGGGTCAGGGCCACGCGGTGGGAGAGGGAGGACTAAGAGAGGCATGGGCAGTTCAGGCTGGAGAGATGACAGGCCGTTTGATAGTAGAGGCTCTACATCCTGGCCTTATCACCTGGGGAAGTTCCTGAG GTTTCACCTTTACAAGGAGAACAGAGACACGCAAGAGGCACTAGGAGTTATAGGAAAGATGCTAGGGGTTCAG CCAAGATCGTTTGGAGTTGCGGGGACAAAGGATAAACGTGCTGTTACAACCCAACAG GTGACGCTTTTCAAGGTACATGCCAGTAGGTTAGCCGCTCTTAATAACAAACTTATAGGTATCAGAGTTGGAGACTTTAG TTACGTGAACGAGGGTCTTGTTCTCGGACAACTCAAAGGGAACCGATTTGCAATTACTTTGAG GAATGTTGTTGCAGAATCGGATGATGTGATAAAGGCTGCTGTTGATGGCCTGAGTAAAAATGGATTTATCAATTACTACGGCTTACAG CGCTTTGGTAGTGGTTCAGTACCTACTCACATTGTTGGTGCTGCTTTGCTTAGAGGAGAGTGGAGACATGCTGTCAGCTTGATTCTTGGTACAAGG GTACATTATAAGGGGCATGGTGATATTGATGTAGCACTTAGTGGCATTCCCCGACATCTCACAGTTGAGAGAGCTATG CACATTTACTACACATCTCCTGGATACATGGCATCTAATTGGTCCTGGACTCCTGGTGCTTATGGAGTCCTCTTATATATACAAAGCAAGAT GTCAGCGGTtctgcttcagcttcagctgCAAGTTAGGAAGCTTGGAGAG CTTCAGCGTTTGAAGAAGTACCCTGGCAACTATCTACAAGCACTAATGGCTATACCTAAAACATTGAGACTGAT GTATGTACATAGTTACCAGAGTTACCTATGGAACCACGCTGCAAGTATGAGAGTTGAAAAGTATG GTATTTTACAAGTTGTAGAGGGCGACTTGGTTTACAAAAAGGGGTGCTCTCTTGGAGAAGCAGCTACAGTAGATACTTTCGATGATAATGGTAGCCACACTAATTCACCTGAAATGGAAATGTCTTATGAAACACTTCCTGAAGAAGTGATCCAGTCTTTGAAG ATAGTTGATTCTGAAGATTTATTGAAGGCAGTTTACACTTTTGAGGACGTTGTCCTCCCTTTGCCTGG TTCAGAAACATTGCTTCCTAGGAATGAAGTTGCTGGGATTTATCATGAAGTAGCCAAGAAG GATGGGATTAGCCTGATAGAGAGCGTCCATGGGATCAA TGCCATCATAAAGTGA